Below is a window of Impatiens glandulifera chromosome 2, dImpGla2.1, whole genome shotgun sequence DNA.
AAATCTGGTGTACTGAAACTTAATATTGGAAGTAAAAAGTGGTTGGCTGAATGGGTGATGGGGATCTTGAACATTTAATCCAGAAAAGTAACAAAACACATGGGATAATATTTTGCTGATTGGATAAGTTTTGTGTATAATAACTTTTTGAGGTGGCACTATGTCTTTATGGTTTAAAAGCAggaagtaaaaataattaaataaataattcaacttCAACCAAAGTTGAAAGTTCAATTAGTATTTGGGGATCTTGAAATAAAGATTTAAGGTCTCAACTTGACTTTggatttatttactttttttacaTTACCATGTCTTTTTAACCAGGCCAGTATTCCTGCTAGCACAATAATCCAAATGATCTTTCACTTTAATTTGGTGCTTTTAATGTGTATCAAAATTAAACTGGGATCCTTGAAGTCTCTTCAGACTGAGATACCTTGATGAGTGTTTTATTCTTTTAGAAAAAGGTTCAACGTTGTATCCAACCAATGTGATTTTTTACAAGAATGGGGGAAGAAAAGACaggaaaacaaagaaaaaaaaatacagttaTTAGATTTCAATCAGGATAAAGAAATCTCATCCTTTGCAAATTTCCATTTTCTTGATGGAAGAGAACGTGTGTAGGAAGAAGCCCTTCATCCTATCTTTTCCGGTACGTTTTCCTTGGAATGTTCTTTTGTTCCACCCATTGCTGTAATAGATGGGATTGTATGCCAAAAAACATGACATCTAGTTTAATCATCCCAAGATGTCCATTTTCAggcctcttttttttttttttttttaactctggAAGGAGTAGTAGGATTGTAAAAATTACCCCATACCTTTCTCTGAATTTGGCTTGGGGATCAGCTTTTagtgtcaaaattttcattattgttttttcttcttatctGTAATCTGGATTTATGAGTTGTTGAATTggttaaatatcattttttccATTTTGGATTCTTGTTTTTTCAGACTAGGGTTTATTTCATGGAAAGGGATCAAGGTGGTTTCACTAGGAATCAAACTTGAGACCTTAACCTCTCAAGTTCTAAGTGAGTCTTTTTGGATTCATTAAACTTACTAATTTCAAGCATTGAAAGTATTGAGTTTCACCCATAATATTACAAGATTTAACTGTTGTACTTCATAATGAATGAAGATTTCAAATTGAAAGCATTGAAAGAATTTAATTTGTCTTAACTTTTCATTAGAATTCTTATCATTAGTTAATGATAAGATTTTTACCAAGATGCACATATAAACTTTCTTGGTACTGTACATTATAGTCTTGTTTATGAGAAGAAAAAATCTACAACTAAAAATGATCTTCTGATCATCACTTCTGGGTGAGTTGAAAGAATTGAGGTAGAGAAATAGCTTTTAGAATGCAAGTGTAGGTTTTCTGATAATTGAGAAATCCCATAAACCAGAAATCAAAGTTATCCACAGTAGCAAGTTCAATGTACTTCTGCGATGTCCTCTTCTCGTTTTGGCTCAAGATCGTGCCCCTTATCTTCCCCAAAGGTATCGATAACTGCATCAGATAGGAAGAATGATAGACCATTAGTACTTCCAACTTTTTCCAAGAAAAATGTAGGGAATTAtagtaaaatgatttattttttagagGATTGAAGTTTGTAAGCTTACCTTATAATGGGCTCTGGCTGACATTCCACTTGAGGACTGGAGTTTAAGGGATCTTTCACTATAAAAGGCAATTCTGTGAGTTGTGATGAATAGCAAACCAGCTATTGGACCGACAGTTGTGGATATATAACATTGAGAAGCCTTCAAGATCTTCTCTCCATTTCCTACATTGAACTTTTGCTTGAAGATCTTACCGACTCCACCATTTTGGATAATTTTGGCTCCTAAGCTCAACTTCCCCTTCAATATTGTGGTGATATTGGATCCTAGTTTTACTGTAAATACATACATCAACCAAAATACATAAGCTTTGATTAATTTTGTTGTCATGAATAAATATATGAGAATTCTTGAGGATAAAAAGTATTTACCATGCTCTAGAATGCTATTTGCTTCCTTTTCTGCTGGTCTTTTCGTTCTATTTATCACTGCATATATATGATTCTGTCTACCATGATCAAGCAAAAGCCTGTTTGAGCTAATAATGGGAAATCCAGTGAAATTCTCAACAGTTTTCAAATTCTTCATGCTTAACAAATCTCTTTGATTTGAATTAAGTTTTGGAATGATCAATGGACTTTTTGCAGTGGGTAATTCGAATCAATGTAATTGGCACTAATTTATAAGGCTTTCAAAGATTTGTAAAAGTTGTTTCAGTTGATTCAAATCTTTCAGTTGTTTGATGACTCATTTTTGCCTCATCCACATGAATAAAAGTGTCATCTCAAGTTGGCTTTAGATTAGATAATGgatgtattattaaatatttgtgtGCCCTTTCATATTTTCCAAAACTAGGGAAGGCAACATAACTTTATAAGGTCAGTTGAATGGAAACTTTTAGTATTGCTGAGTCAACAACTGTAAAGATCGGTTTCTGAAATTGAAAAGGTTGTTTGGCTGAGGTGTTGGTGTGTTTTAGGTCTCTTTTTAGAAAGATTAGTGATCCCAGATTCTGCCATCATCTATTTGTTTATAATTCTCCTTAACAAGCAAGATAGATTTATTTCATCATCATTTAGCTTTATGAGCTGGAATTTATGCTTTCTGAAATGATGGATTTTCTCTTCAAgcatgaagctgaatggaaagaAGCGTCATTGCTTACAAAAAAAAGTGTCCATGCAAAAATATTAGACCAATAACAAGTTTtcttagagaaaaaataaaagggTAGTTCATGAATGATAAGCCTAACAACCTTCATTTTGTGCCATTCCATGTCATGATCAGATCAAAGGAAAATTCTACACTGTAAAGGtggtttctttatttatttctttctcttttggCTATTCTTGTAGAGGATGGAAATCTGATGTTGAAGCTCGTCATCTCCATACGGGAAGCCAGACAATGCCACATGATGACCCATGTCAGTCAGCATACTTTTTATGTCACTTTCTgcctgaaaataaaaatgatttaataaacTCAACCGTCTTCCAAACTGTCGCTCCACGAACTATATAAACCGACTTACTAGTTGTCCCACTCCAGTAAAAACATCATTCGCTTAAACAACAAACATCATTTTTTGACAGTTAACTCTAAACTTAATGGGAGATCTTGAAGTAGAATTTTAAGATCTGGATAGGAAGAAAAAGAGTTTTGATAAATCTTAGTTCCTGAAAGAACAAATTGCAGTCCAGTTGATTTTACATATCTTTATAACCTTTCTTATCTCGTCTTTTTGAGTTGTAAAAGGTGAGAAAAGCCTAAAACCTTGCCAAAATGTCTATCTTTCGGGTATTCTTTTTCCAACATTGAAGAAGAATAGGAAAAATTACCGCCTTTCTAACTTTATGTCTGCATTATTGCCCCCATCAAATTTCCCTCTTGTTGGGATTCTATTTTAAGGACAAGTTGGAGTGAATCTTCTGGCAGAAGATGCTCAATTTTTACTCTCCTCcattctttcttaatttattttcctcAAGCTCTAAATTCAAGAATTGTGGAATCGTTAGAAACTACTGACCTTTTGAAATCTATAATTTCTAGAGGTAGTGTTTTACCATGTGGCATTCTTTACTCACAATGTGCTTATTGTGAGTAAATGTTGGCAATTCCAGTAGAAGAAAACGCTAAAATGtctatattcaattttaaaagttCAATTAAATATTGACTTTTTGTTTTGGTTAAACCTCGTCCGTGTTCAAATTAATTTCGATTGTCTTTTCTGCTGAAGATATTTcgttttcatttttaaaaaaatgtttaatttcgAACGTCATTTctgaattaaaaaatgaatcGTTTAAGTAGATTGAGTCTCACCGCAATAATTATTACAAGGAGAGAAAAtgtgaataattattaaaaagggAGAAGAGTTTGAAACAGAATCATTAGACGAGAGAGGaggatataatttttttagcaaaattacggatcttcttagaaatcaaaacatGTAACAAATCaatttccaaatcgtctatgacgaacaacagatttaccaagaactgaaataacataaaataaatgacaacacaatatacgtgattcggtcaaaatcgacctacgtccacgggagggataagtttcactaaatcaaacaaatgtcaatagtaaaAACTTAAATGTcttgctctcaaatgaaagaagtgattacactagaaATGATTGAAATCCTCCACAATTAAAAGCTCCCCAACCTCTCactctagatcagccaaagaacaagaagaagtagaaaaaccctagatctgttcactctctctcaaccttactgtATTATGAGGAAAATACtccaaaaaaacatttttatactctaacccgttttcataatagaaaaccctgacccgtttactcggaatttaaaacccgtccgcaatggcaaggaacacctcaacaattaAATGAGGGAGGaggatataattttttagtgaatgtgtgaaatatttttttctactaataCTTTATGTGTCCGTGTCTCACGTGTAGCGCAAACTGTCCTCTTTAGTAGGGATCTACAATGCTATTCGAACTTGAAtcgatttttattatatatatgtatttgaatTTGATCGAGTACCATAATTTATACTCAAACTCGGCtcgaattttaaattttattacattaaattatatattttattcaaaatcgaTTTACTCTTTTGACTGGAatgttttattacattaaattatatattttattcaaaatcgaTTTACTCTTTTGACTGGAATGTGGAAGATCGAGCATGTGTAAGATCAATTTGCTCATTTTATTATAAgtgaaagaagaaaaatgaggaaAGGATGAATTCAAAGCTGATGCTCACATAGAGACAAAGATATTTAgtatttctattatatataatataatataattgtattattatatatattataaatgtaaatatttatataacaaatataaattttgaattcaaactcgATTGCAAAATCGAGTTACTCAAACTCGATTCGGGCTCAGTCAAACTGAGTTCAAGTCAAACTTTGATCGAGCTATTCACGAAATTAACCCTTAAGGATGGATG
It encodes the following:
- the LOC124924701 gene encoding GEM-like protein 6, with product MKNLKTVENFTGFPIISSNRLLLDHGRQNHIYAVINRTKRPAEKEANSILEHVKLGSNITTILKGKLSLGAKIIQNGGVGKIFKQKFNVGNGEKILKASQCYISTTVGPIAGLLFITTHRIAFYSERSLKLQSSSGMSARAHYKLSIPLGKIRGTILSQNEKRTSQKYIELATVDNFDFWFMGFLNYQKTYTCILKAISLPQFFQLTQK